The following coding sequences are from one Pongo abelii isolate AG06213 chromosome 3, NHGRI_mPonAbe1-v2.0_pri, whole genome shotgun sequence window:
- the PLA2G12A gene encoding group XIIA secretory phospholipase A2, whose amino-acid sequence MALLSRAALTLLLLLMAAVVRCQEQAQTTDWRATLKTIRNGVHKIDTYLNAALDLLGGEDGLCQYKCSDGSKPFPRYGYKPSPPNGCGSPLFGVHLNIGIPSLTKCCNQHDRCYETCGKSKNDCDEEFQYCLSKICRDVQKTLGLTQHVQACETTVELLFDSVIHLGCKPYLDSQRAACRCHYEEKTDL is encoded by the exons ATGGCCCTGCTCTCGCGCGCCGCGCTcaccctcctgctcctcctcatgGCCGCTGTTGTCAGGTGCCAGGAGCAGGCCCAGACCACCGACTGGAGGGCCACCCTGAAGACCATCCGGAACGGCGTTCATAAGATAGACACGTACCTGAACGCCGCCTTGGACCTCCTGGGAGGCGAGGACGGTCTCTGCCAGTATAAATGCAGTGACG gaTCTAAGCCTTTCCCACGTTATGGTTATAAACCCTCCCCCCCGAATGGATGTGGCTCTCCACTGTTTGGTGTTCAT CTTAACATTGGTATCCCTTCCCTGACAAAGTGTTGCAACCAACACGACAGGTGCTATGAGACCTGTGGCAAAAGCAAGAATGACTGTGATGAGGAATTCCAGTATTGCCTCTCCAAGATCTGCCGAGATGTACAGAAAACACTAGGACTAACTCAGCATGTTCAGG CATGTGAAACAACAGTGGAGCTCTTGTTTGACAGTGTTATACATTTAGGTTGTAAACCATATCTGGACAGCCAACGAGCCGCATGCAGGTGTCATTATGAAGAAAAAACTGATCTTTAA